The following is a genomic window from Chaetodon trifascialis isolate fChaTrf1 chromosome 13, fChaTrf1.hap1, whole genome shotgun sequence.
TGTTAAATACACTTACGCCTTCAACTTGCTGGCATCCACATCAGCCTTCGCTGGTTTGTGTGTCAGCTCAAGACGGACCCAGCtggagaaaagagacaaaaaggtAGAAACGTTTCAGCATTGAACATTGAAAATGTTCATCCTAAAAACCAGATCTCCACGCTACTCAGGATCAAATACTTACTAGGTCTCCACAAGCTTTTCACACTTGAGGTTCTTGTCTCCCTTGTCAGTTCGACGAACGCCAGCACTGTTGACGCACCAGCACTCCTCTGTGTTGTTGCACTGCTTGGCCTTGAATTTGCCATCATTCTCACAGTCGGGGTCATAGATGCCATCGTTGTCCACGAAGGCTTCCTCCACTGGCTTTCCTCCAATCGTACGGGTGTCCAGGCCCTTTTTAGCTCTGTACATCTCAGCCTTCATCAAAAAGCACTTAGGGATCACTGGGGGTGAAACAAAAAGGCACGTCATGAGGCGAGAAAAGGACAACCTGCAAAAAGGAAGGCTGCAGGGAGCTGGTTAACAGGCTGGATTACAGCACTCGTCTTATACTCACATTCGCTGCACGTCAGCAGTTGTTTCACATTGTTGTCGACCAAAATTTCACACTTGCATGGAGTTCCATCACAGGTAGCCCACTTCATAGTTTCACATGAGCCTAAAGAGAGAAACACATCGGTTGTTTGtcattcagacagaaacaaagtcaCAGTTATCAGTGTAAACTAGAAACTCTTAACAAGGACTCTTCAATCTCAATGCATGTCAAGTTAAATATCACTTAAAGTTGCACATATGTAGTCTATTaggttttaaaaaaacaaacaaacaaacaaaaaacgcTATACTGTGATTGAGGCTGACAATATTTTTTAAGTTAAGACTAAACACTCAGATGTATGGCAGGCCTAGAGAAATCCTGTTTCACAGAGgatctatgtgtgtgttagccagCACTATAAACAGAGCGGCAGGTAGACCAGCAGGTTTATCCAACACCTGGGCGTTGGTTTCTCCAAAGAGCCAAGTCCCCAGAGAGCAGGACAAAGCCTCCCAACCCCCCCTCCACAGCAAACTACCTGCGTTAACAGTCACATTTCTCCAGCTCTCACTGCTAACAAAGTCACTTTAAAGGAGCAAACATTACACTGAAGGCAAAGAAAGGTAATTAGAAAGACGCTACATGAAAGGTAatatattcaatttatttgttCTCTAACTGAAGCTATTCAAGTCCTGAGAAAGCCTCTTGAAATGAATATACTACAGAGTCACAATTAAGCGATGTGAGCTGGCTCAAACTGCGTTGTATGCCATTTTCAGCCTAATAAAGTTGAACAAATCAAACTACTTACAGCTTTGCGCTGAGGCTCCAGCTGCGAGGGCAGCGAGCACGAGAGCAATCCAGAGGTGCATGATGAAATTCAGAAAACCTAAAAACGAAGTAATGACCAAAAGTTTCCCTTAATGGCTTTCTATCCGTCTGTCGTCCAGAGAGACCAAAGACGGAGTAAAGAATGGCGTCCGAGCAGGTAAGGCTTCCTTTTTCTCCTCGCGGGCGTGTCCTGTCAAACCTGTTCCGAGAGAAACTCAACGAGCGCGTGCGCACACTGAAAGAGACGTTCCTGTGAAGAGCGGTTTGTCTATTATCTCCTTTGAGGTTGTTGTAGCGAACTGACTGCGAGCTGTTATGAACTACATTTATAAGACAAACAGTCTCATGACGTCGCTCTAATTTGAATAGTCAAGGAAGAGAAGGAGTGGCTCCCCAAACGCACCTTTTTTCCGGAATGACCATATTTggcctctctttctgtctctgtttaggTGTGTTATTCTGTCAGCTCATCAGCAAATCTAAATACTTTTAATGTTTATGAAACACTTTTGACTAAATTAGACcctaacagacagaaaagactcAGCCTATCAATATTAACAACTTCTAAGAACTCTTTGTTTAACTCATAAACACTCAAACCACAGGTCTGTGACCCTGTTTCACAGAGGATTTATGGTATTATTTATGGTTTCATTCTGTTGTATCTCTATGATATGCCTGTAGGAAGTAATCTGTCACTTCAGATGGTTTATGGTATTCATATATTCCCAATATATTGTATTGTGCTATTATAATAATACTGAATGACaattgcatgttgtgttttttagcACTTTGCAGTCTTCCCTCTGACAAACATCATGTATCCACAATTGTATGTTCTTGTTTACATGAGCACACCTAAAATACCTCAATATGTGCTAAGTGTTGAAGTAAATGAGTCTAAATAGGTACTGTGTCTATTTATAACAAACTGAGAAACACTGTgacatgatgacatcatcaactGTCCAAACAGGTATCTTACATGACAGAAACCAGAAGTTGGGAAAACACTGCTCAGGTGTTGTGAGTCACACTCTGTTTGATGACACAGCAGAGTCTCAGTTAGCATAGAGATGATCTGTCTGAGAAATATTCCCACAAACAGAGCCCCCGATACTTCCATTCTTAAGCATTACTGGCTGGTGTCAGTCAGGGATCAAATACAGAAAAGGGAAGTGAACATGCTCTGCAGTGTGAACACATAACTTCATATTTTACTGAAGGAAGAGGAATGCTTGTACAAAAGCCTGGGTGTCATTTAGCAAAGGTGATCTTGGCCAGCACAGAGAATTTCCCAGAGGGTCTTATGAGGAAGGGGGCCACATTCACACATAATGTGCAGGATGGGAAATACTTAGAAAGGAGCTCACAAATATGTACCTCAATTGAAATATTCAGTTGTTGTAAAAACTTTTTATTCTGATGCTTTGATCAATCTTTAATACAGACTATTCAACAAAAGGATAACAAGAAaatcatctatctatctatctatctatctatctatctatctatctatctatctatctatctatctatctatctatctatctatctatctatctatctatctatctatctatctatctatctagaaTCAGagcaaaaaataataaaaaacagactgctgcagtgcACTTGACTGTCTGATTTTTATCTAGTGAATTGGCGCTTGACGTCTCGTAGAAGAACAGCAACAGCACAAGCAAGCACGAACCTGTGGGCTCTCGCACGCCCCCTTCAGTGAGGCAGAAGTACTGACGGCCTCTCCTGCTTCATGGGTTCATGTGGTTTCATGACAGATCAGCAACTAAAATCGAGACATATAATAAAAGTGTCTGCAAACATTCTATGGTGACAAACAGAGATAGCAGCAGGCACGCGCCAAATGCATGCGCTCAACCCAGTTTGTGAGGCATTGAGCAATCCCAGGTGAAGCTTACCTGGTCGCTGCCTCACCtggcctctctcctctgcacaaAGTCAACGATTTTGACGATAAAAATGATCCAAATTATTACAATCATACAGAAATTAGCATGGAGGTGATGTCTGTGTCATTAGATTACGTTGAAAATGAATTCCTACTTGAGTCTATCTGGTTATCaactttgtgcttttttaaCATGTGAttgataaaagagctcggcttgtgccagctctgtatggaaagtgtcctgaggcaacttctgttgtgatttggcactatacacaaataaaattgaattgaattgaattaacaTGTGATCATAGAAACCTGTATCTCCCACAGAGTTCTTgttgaaaaatgctaaaatgagtAACCACATGTGGCAAATGAGTTAGATCAAATGCTTAGTGCCAGTGGATTCAGAACAAATTCAGTCAgtgataacaacaacaacaacaacaacaacaacaataataattatgattattattattatttatgtgattgtgattgaaatggattttttttttacattttgaaagaaaatcaaatttCTGTATCAAGGTAAATATGTGATATCAAAAAAATTTTTCATGGGTTGCAACATGTCTTGACAGTATCCACAacaaatattgttttttctacttctaacaaaacaaaacaaaatatgggGGGCTTTGTCTTAAGATACTAAATATAATCATTAGTCATTGTTGTCACACTACGGTGAGgtattgtcttgttttgggttttttgtcttttgtcttttgtgattTTTCGTTATACCTTTTATAGACCAGTATAGTTTTCTTGTAGACATAGACTTAGGTTTTTTCTCGTTAAGAGTAATATTGGTTGTagtttatattgttttgttggatctgttttttcctcctttggtgtgattttctgttctttgttttattactCTAGTTAGTATAGATATTCCTGGAGCAATTTCAGTTTGTATTATATAGTATTGTAATATTTTACAGGTGATTTCCTGTAGGGAAGATCACTCGTCAGGAAAGTTTCATAGCCTTTTCGTTTTTTCTCACTCTGCCAAGAGGATTTTTCAGACTTCTTTAATAAAGGCTGAATTTGTGTTCacgagtctctgcatctgagtcctgcttcaAGCCCAAGCCTGACAATTGTTAAGACTTGACAAGACTATTCCAAAAGCTGATCTTCCAGCACCTTGCTCATTTAAATTGCCAAAAAGAAATATTGAACTATCAATCTGCAGATTTGTCAACCTTTATAATTTTGGCAATCAAATAGAGCAACCAGTAAGGAAACAGAAATGGTCATTTTCCAAATTGTCACTAGGGCAGCCATTGCAGTGTCATTTTTTAGCCTCTAGATTACCAAGAATTATGATTCTCCATGCAAAAATTAATTCCCCAGGAATCCAACAGTGCCAATTACAGTGCAAATTGTACATAGACCGTTTGAAATTTGATGTGCAAATTAGCCTTTAGCAATTGACGTATTCGTTGCTAATTAGCCTCATGCTATAATTTTTGTAtttgctaaatgttagcatgctaaactacgATGGTGAACATGTTAAACTTTACGCCTGCcaacatcagcattttagcattgtcattgtgagcgtGCTAGCAAAGCCCACTGTTCCTAAGTACaggctcacagagctgctagcagaGTCTCTGTCCTGTAGAAATGGAATGAATcatcttctgtgctgctctgctgtctttgttgcTGCTAATTCCAGCTGGTAAGGGGGGAGACAGAGCCTCCATGACACTTTGTTTCACTGGGAAACTGTAGAAAGTTGTTTAGCTGCTTTGACGGTCAGCATGATCTTGATCT
Proteins encoded in this region:
- the epcam gene encoding epithelial cell adhesion molecule; the encoded protein is MHLWIALVLAALAAGASAQSCSCETMKWATCDGTPCKCEILVDNNVKQLLTCSELIPKCFLMKAEMYRAKKGLDTRTIGGKPVEEAFVDNDGIYDPDCENDGKFKAKQCNNTEECWCVNSAGVRRTDKGDKNLKCEKLVETYWVRLELTHKPAKADVDASKLKAAFAEAINKRYKNFNKDFVDSVAYDPKARLIVVDVKKPKAERKTDLANMAYYMEKDVKVLPLFKNQEKFEPTVGSEKLEMEKILVYYVDEEPPTFTMKNLSGGIIAVIVVVVVAVVAGLLVLFFARKRSQRYNKAQQREMEAM